The following are encoded in a window of Brachyhypopomus gauderio isolate BG-103 chromosome 18, BGAUD_0.2, whole genome shotgun sequence genomic DNA:
- the arhgap42a gene encoding rho GTPase-activating protein 42 isoform X1: MGLPALEFSDSFLDSPDFRDRLKCHEIELDRTNKFIKDLIKDGNMLISALRNLSAAVQKFSQSLQDFQFECIGDAETDDEINIAQSLKEFSQLLNTVEEERRRLIQNADDVLITPLEKFRKEQIGAAKEGKKKFDKETEKYYTLLEKHLNLSSKKKEAFLQEADAQINKEKQVFCDASLEYVFKIQEVQERKKFEFVEPLLAFLQGLFTFYHEGYELAQEFEPYKQQLQFNLQNTRNNFESTRQEVENLMKRIKSAEPDFKAPGQWTMEGFLYVQEKRPLGFTWSRHYCTYEKETKMFTMSNSEIKSGSKQNGLIMSPPEIFKLKSCIRRRTDSIDKRFCFDIEVLERNNTCQGILFSSLQCFYKVQRHGIITLQALSESNRRLWMEAMDGKEPIYTLPALLSKKEETFLNEAGFNFVRKCIHLVETRGIQTMGLYRIGGVNSKVQRLMTSVFAAKAPADMDLDPDTWDNKTITSGLKNYIRCLAEPLLTYRLHKDFIMAVKSDDQNYRVRAVHALVHKLPDKNKEMLDILIKHLLVVSTHSQKNLMTVSNLGVIFGPTLMRAQEETVAAMMNIKFQNIVVEILIENYEKIFHQAPDPNVPLPQPQSRSTSRRTKAICLSSGPRKSRGLYPPTLCLADADSDTFSSSPCSTPMGSLESLSSHSSEQNGCSKASTPSRSKHKASGSLCWTTPSPSSDGPRSPLGTTSPDSSSKEDAAKTDGEWEEALSALPADRRSPAPGPANGAEEQDPVVPGAGRLSVSTCSSLTSLHISEGFRSCHGSVQSLVSRNNRDSLKSIPLPDIPPKDTARHRLDSSASNGYQRPNSVVVSRAALFENPVVSQPVPAGRDAKAMYSCQAEHSHELSFPKGALFSNVHPSVEPGWLQATYNGRTGLIPENYVVFL, encoded by the exons atgggACTGCCAGCTCTGGAATTTAGCGACTCTTTTTTGGACAGCCCCGACTTCAGAGACCGCCTGAAATGTCACGAAATCGAGTTGGATCGTACGAATAAGTTCATAAAGGACCTTATCAAAGATGGAAACATGCTTATCAGTGCCCTGAGAA ATCTTTCTGCAGCTGTACAGAAGTTTTCACAGTCCCTTCAGGATTTCCAGTTTGAGTGTATAGGTGATGCAGAAACCGATGATGAGATTAACATTG CTCAGTCATTAAAGGAATTCTCTCAGTTATTGAACacagtagaggaggagagacgGCGACTT ATACAGAATGCTGATGACGTCTTGATTACACCGTTGGAGAAGTTTCGCAAGGAGCAAATTGGTGCTGCCAAA GAAGGAAAAAAGAAGTTTGACAAGGAAACCGAGAAATATTATACTCTTCTGGAAAAACACCTGAATTTGTCTTCTAAAAAGAAAGAGGCATTTTTACAAGAG GCCGATGCCCAGATCAATAAGGAGAAGCAGGTTTTTTGTGACGCTTCACTTGAATATGTCTTCAAAATCCAGGAAGTCCAAGAGCGAAAGAAATTTGAGTTTGTTGAGCCG CTCCTGGCTTTCCTCCAAGGGCTGTTCACATTCTATCACGAGGGCTATGAACTGGCGCAAGAATTTGAACCATACAAACAACAACTTCAGTTCAACCTACAGAAT ACAAGGAATAACTTTGAGAGCACCAGACAGGAAGTGGAGAATCTGATGAAGAGGATAAAGTCCGCAGAGCCAGACTTCAAAGCCCCTGGACAGTGGACGATGGAGGGTTTCCTATATGTGCAAGAGAAGC GACCCCTGGGTTTCACGTGGAGCCGACATTATTGCACATATGAGAAGGAGACTAAAATGTTCACCATGAGCAACTCTGAGATCAAATCTGGAAGTAAACAG AATGGACTGATTATGAGCCCACCTGAGATATTCAAACTCAAGTCCTGCATCAGGAGGAGGACAGACTCCATCGACAAGCGATTCTGCTTCGACATCGAAGTATTGGAGAG AAATAACACTTGTCAGGGGATTCTATTCAGTTCTCTTCAGTGTTTCTATAAAGTCCAGCG GCATGGCATCATCACTCTCCAGGCTCTGTCTGAGTCTAACAGGCGTCTATGGATGGAGGCCATGGATGGGAAAGAGCCG ATTTACACTCTTCCAGCACTTCTGAGCAAGAAAGAAGAAA CATTCCTAAACGAGGCGGGGTTTAATTTTGTGAGGAAGTGTATTCACCTTGTGGAGACGAGAG GCATCCAAACGATGGGATTGTACAGAATAGGAGGCGTTAACTCTAAAGTGCAGAGACTTATGACCTCAGTgtttg CTGCCAAAGCTCCTGCAGACATGGACCTGGACCCAGATACGTGGGACAATAAGACCATCACAAGTGGGCTCAAGAATTACATCAG GTGTCTGGCTGAACCCCTCTTAACCTACAGACTTCACAAAGACTTCATCATGGCCGTCA AGTCCGATGACCAGAACTACAGGGTGCGTGCGGTCCATGCTCTTGTGCACAAGCTGCCTGACAAGAACAAAGAGATGCTGGACATTCTGATCAAGCATCTGCTCGT GGTTTCCACCCACAGCCAGAAGAATCTGATGACCGTGTCTAACCTGGGTGTGATCTTTGGTCCTACACTTATGCGGGCCCAGGAGGAGACAGTGGCTGCCATGATGAACATCAAGTTTCAAAACATCGTGGTGGAGATTCTCATAGAGAACTATGAGAAG ATCTTCCACCAGGCCCCGGACCCCAACGTGCCCCTTCCGCAGCCCCAGTCCCGCTCCACCTCACGCCGAACCAAAGCCATCTGCCTATCGTCAGGCCCGCGCAAGTCCAGGGGCCTGTACCCGCCAACTCTGTGCCTGGCCGACGCCGACA GTGACACTTTCAGCAGCAGTCCCTGCAGCACCCCCATGGGCAGTCTGGAGTCCCTGTCCTCACACTCGTCGGAGCAGAACGGCTGTTCCAAGGCCAGCACTCCCTCCCGCTCCAAACACAAGGCCTCGGGCAGCCTGTGCTGGAccactccctccccctcctccgaCGGGCCCCGGAGCCCGCTCGGCACCACCAGCCCCGACTCCAGCTCCAAGGAGGACGCAGCCAAGACGGACGGCGAGTGGGAGGAGGCCCTGAGCGCCCTCCCGGCGGACCGGCGTTCTCCGGCTCCGGGACCGGCCAACGGGGCCGAGGAGCAGGACCCCGTGGTGCCGGGAGCGGGACGTCTGAGCGTGTCGACGTgttcctccctcacctcccttcaCATCTCTGAGG GCTTCAGGAGCTGTCATGGCTCAGTTCAGAGTTTGGTTTCCCGCAATAACAGGGACAGCCTGAAGTCAATCCCTTTACCAGATATCCCTCCCAAAGACACAGCCAGGCACAGACTGGACTCCTCGGCCAGCAACGGATACCAAAGACCCAACTCTGT GGTGGTCTCGAGAGCGGCTCTCTTTGAGAACCCGGTGGTCTCGCAGCCGGTCCCTGCTGGAAG GGACGCCAAGGCCATGTATTCCTGCCAGGCGGAACACAGTCATGAACTCAGCTTCCCCAAGGGGGCGCTATTCTCCAATG TGCACCCCTCAGTCGAGCCTGGTTGGCTCCAAGCTACGTATAACGGCAGAACTGGACTCATCCCAGAGAACTATGTGGTGTTCCTCTAG
- the arhgap42a gene encoding rho GTPase-activating protein 42 isoform X2, translated as MGLPALEFSDSFLDSPDFRDRLKCHEIELDRTNKFIKDLIKDGNMLISALRNLSAAVQKFSQSLQDFQFECIGDAETDDEINIAQSLKEFSQLLNTVEEERRRLIQNADDVLITPLEKFRKEQIGAAKEGKKKFDKETEKYYTLLEKHLNLSSKKKEAFLQEADAQINKEKQVFCDASLEYVFKIQEVQERKKFEFVEPLLAFLQGLFTFYHEGYELAQEFEPYKQQLQFNLQNTRNNFESTRQEVENLMKRIKSAEPDFKAPGQWTMEGFLYVQEKRPLGFTWSRHYCTYEKETKMFTMSNSEIKSGSKQNGLIMSPPEIFKLKSCIRRRTDSIDKRFCFDIEVLERHGIITLQALSESNRRLWMEAMDGKEPIYTLPALLSKKEETFLNEAGFNFVRKCIHLVETRGIQTMGLYRIGGVNSKVQRLMTSVFAAKAPADMDLDPDTWDNKTITSGLKNYIRCLAEPLLTYRLHKDFIMAVKSDDQNYRVRAVHALVHKLPDKNKEMLDILIKHLLVVSTHSQKNLMTVSNLGVIFGPTLMRAQEETVAAMMNIKFQNIVVEILIENYEKIFHQAPDPNVPLPQPQSRSTSRRTKAICLSSGPRKSRGLYPPTLCLADADSDTFSSSPCSTPMGSLESLSSHSSEQNGCSKASTPSRSKHKASGSLCWTTPSPSSDGPRSPLGTTSPDSSSKEDAAKTDGEWEEALSALPADRRSPAPGPANGAEEQDPVVPGAGRLSVSTCSSLTSLHISEGFRSCHGSVQSLVSRNNRDSLKSIPLPDIPPKDTARHRLDSSASNGYQRPNSVVVSRAALFENPVVSQPVPAGRDAKAMYSCQAEHSHELSFPKGALFSNVHPSVEPGWLQATYNGRTGLIPENYVVFL; from the exons atgggACTGCCAGCTCTGGAATTTAGCGACTCTTTTTTGGACAGCCCCGACTTCAGAGACCGCCTGAAATGTCACGAAATCGAGTTGGATCGTACGAATAAGTTCATAAAGGACCTTATCAAAGATGGAAACATGCTTATCAGTGCCCTGAGAA ATCTTTCTGCAGCTGTACAGAAGTTTTCACAGTCCCTTCAGGATTTCCAGTTTGAGTGTATAGGTGATGCAGAAACCGATGATGAGATTAACATTG CTCAGTCATTAAAGGAATTCTCTCAGTTATTGAACacagtagaggaggagagacgGCGACTT ATACAGAATGCTGATGACGTCTTGATTACACCGTTGGAGAAGTTTCGCAAGGAGCAAATTGGTGCTGCCAAA GAAGGAAAAAAGAAGTTTGACAAGGAAACCGAGAAATATTATACTCTTCTGGAAAAACACCTGAATTTGTCTTCTAAAAAGAAAGAGGCATTTTTACAAGAG GCCGATGCCCAGATCAATAAGGAGAAGCAGGTTTTTTGTGACGCTTCACTTGAATATGTCTTCAAAATCCAGGAAGTCCAAGAGCGAAAGAAATTTGAGTTTGTTGAGCCG CTCCTGGCTTTCCTCCAAGGGCTGTTCACATTCTATCACGAGGGCTATGAACTGGCGCAAGAATTTGAACCATACAAACAACAACTTCAGTTCAACCTACAGAAT ACAAGGAATAACTTTGAGAGCACCAGACAGGAAGTGGAGAATCTGATGAAGAGGATAAAGTCCGCAGAGCCAGACTTCAAAGCCCCTGGACAGTGGACGATGGAGGGTTTCCTATATGTGCAAGAGAAGC GACCCCTGGGTTTCACGTGGAGCCGACATTATTGCACATATGAGAAGGAGACTAAAATGTTCACCATGAGCAACTCTGAGATCAAATCTGGAAGTAAACAG AATGGACTGATTATGAGCCCACCTGAGATATTCAAACTCAAGTCCTGCATCAGGAGGAGGACAGACTCCATCGACAAGCGATTCTGCTTCGACATCGAAGTATTGGAGAG GCATGGCATCATCACTCTCCAGGCTCTGTCTGAGTCTAACAGGCGTCTATGGATGGAGGCCATGGATGGGAAAGAGCCG ATTTACACTCTTCCAGCACTTCTGAGCAAGAAAGAAGAAA CATTCCTAAACGAGGCGGGGTTTAATTTTGTGAGGAAGTGTATTCACCTTGTGGAGACGAGAG GCATCCAAACGATGGGATTGTACAGAATAGGAGGCGTTAACTCTAAAGTGCAGAGACTTATGACCTCAGTgtttg CTGCCAAAGCTCCTGCAGACATGGACCTGGACCCAGATACGTGGGACAATAAGACCATCACAAGTGGGCTCAAGAATTACATCAG GTGTCTGGCTGAACCCCTCTTAACCTACAGACTTCACAAAGACTTCATCATGGCCGTCA AGTCCGATGACCAGAACTACAGGGTGCGTGCGGTCCATGCTCTTGTGCACAAGCTGCCTGACAAGAACAAAGAGATGCTGGACATTCTGATCAAGCATCTGCTCGT GGTTTCCACCCACAGCCAGAAGAATCTGATGACCGTGTCTAACCTGGGTGTGATCTTTGGTCCTACACTTATGCGGGCCCAGGAGGAGACAGTGGCTGCCATGATGAACATCAAGTTTCAAAACATCGTGGTGGAGATTCTCATAGAGAACTATGAGAAG ATCTTCCACCAGGCCCCGGACCCCAACGTGCCCCTTCCGCAGCCCCAGTCCCGCTCCACCTCACGCCGAACCAAAGCCATCTGCCTATCGTCAGGCCCGCGCAAGTCCAGGGGCCTGTACCCGCCAACTCTGTGCCTGGCCGACGCCGACA GTGACACTTTCAGCAGCAGTCCCTGCAGCACCCCCATGGGCAGTCTGGAGTCCCTGTCCTCACACTCGTCGGAGCAGAACGGCTGTTCCAAGGCCAGCACTCCCTCCCGCTCCAAACACAAGGCCTCGGGCAGCCTGTGCTGGAccactccctccccctcctccgaCGGGCCCCGGAGCCCGCTCGGCACCACCAGCCCCGACTCCAGCTCCAAGGAGGACGCAGCCAAGACGGACGGCGAGTGGGAGGAGGCCCTGAGCGCCCTCCCGGCGGACCGGCGTTCTCCGGCTCCGGGACCGGCCAACGGGGCCGAGGAGCAGGACCCCGTGGTGCCGGGAGCGGGACGTCTGAGCGTGTCGACGTgttcctccctcacctcccttcaCATCTCTGAGG GCTTCAGGAGCTGTCATGGCTCAGTTCAGAGTTTGGTTTCCCGCAATAACAGGGACAGCCTGAAGTCAATCCCTTTACCAGATATCCCTCCCAAAGACACAGCCAGGCACAGACTGGACTCCTCGGCCAGCAACGGATACCAAAGACCCAACTCTGT GGTGGTCTCGAGAGCGGCTCTCTTTGAGAACCCGGTGGTCTCGCAGCCGGTCCCTGCTGGAAG GGACGCCAAGGCCATGTATTCCTGCCAGGCGGAACACAGTCATGAACTCAGCTTCCCCAAGGGGGCGCTATTCTCCAATG TGCACCCCTCAGTCGAGCCTGGTTGGCTCCAAGCTACGTATAACGGCAGAACTGGACTCATCCCAGAGAACTATGTGGTGTTCCTCTAG
- the arhgap42a gene encoding rho GTPase-activating protein 42 isoform X3: protein MGLPALEFSDSFLDSPDFRDRLKCHEIELDRTNKFIKDLIKDGNMLISALRNLSAAVQKFSQSLQDFQFECIGDAETDDEINIAQSLKEFSQLLNTVEEERRRLIQNADDVLITPLEKFRKEQIGAAKEGKKKFDKETEKYYTLLEKHLNLSSKKKEAFLQEADAQINKEKQVFCDASLEYVFKIQEVQERKKFEFVEPLLAFLQGLFTFYHEGYELAQEFEPYKQQLQFNLQNTRNNFESTRQEVENLMKRIKSAEPDFKAPGQWTMEGFLYVQEKRPLGFTWSRHYCTYEKETKMFTMSNSEIKSGSKQNGLIMSPPEIFKLKSCIRRRTDSIDKRFCFDIEVLERNNTCQGILFSSLQCFYKVQRHGIITLQALSESNRRLWMEAMDGKEPIYTLPALLSKKEETFLNEAGFNFVRKCIHLVETRGIQTMGLYRIGGVNSKVQRLMTSVFAAKAPADMDLDPDTWDNKTITSGLKNYIRCLAEPLLTYRLHKDFIMAVKSDDQNYRVRAVHALVHKLPDKNKEMLDILIKHLLVVSTHSQKNLMTVSNLGVIFGPTLMRAQEETVAAMMNIKFQNIVVEILIENYEKIFHQAPDPNVPLPQPQSRSTSRRTKAICLSSGPRKSRGLYPPTLCLADADSDTFSSSPCSTPMGSLESLSSHSSEQNGCSKASTPSRSKHKASGSLCWTTPSPSSDGPRSPLGTTSPDSSSKEDAAKTDGEWEEALSALPADRRSPAPGPANGAEEQDPVVPGAGRLSVSTCSSLTSLHISEGFRSCHGSVQSLVSRNNRDSLKSIPLPDIPPKDTARHRLDSSASNGYQRPNSVDAKAMYSCQAEHSHELSFPKGALFSNVHPSVEPGWLQATYNGRTGLIPENYVVFL from the exons atgggACTGCCAGCTCTGGAATTTAGCGACTCTTTTTTGGACAGCCCCGACTTCAGAGACCGCCTGAAATGTCACGAAATCGAGTTGGATCGTACGAATAAGTTCATAAAGGACCTTATCAAAGATGGAAACATGCTTATCAGTGCCCTGAGAA ATCTTTCTGCAGCTGTACAGAAGTTTTCACAGTCCCTTCAGGATTTCCAGTTTGAGTGTATAGGTGATGCAGAAACCGATGATGAGATTAACATTG CTCAGTCATTAAAGGAATTCTCTCAGTTATTGAACacagtagaggaggagagacgGCGACTT ATACAGAATGCTGATGACGTCTTGATTACACCGTTGGAGAAGTTTCGCAAGGAGCAAATTGGTGCTGCCAAA GAAGGAAAAAAGAAGTTTGACAAGGAAACCGAGAAATATTATACTCTTCTGGAAAAACACCTGAATTTGTCTTCTAAAAAGAAAGAGGCATTTTTACAAGAG GCCGATGCCCAGATCAATAAGGAGAAGCAGGTTTTTTGTGACGCTTCACTTGAATATGTCTTCAAAATCCAGGAAGTCCAAGAGCGAAAGAAATTTGAGTTTGTTGAGCCG CTCCTGGCTTTCCTCCAAGGGCTGTTCACATTCTATCACGAGGGCTATGAACTGGCGCAAGAATTTGAACCATACAAACAACAACTTCAGTTCAACCTACAGAAT ACAAGGAATAACTTTGAGAGCACCAGACAGGAAGTGGAGAATCTGATGAAGAGGATAAAGTCCGCAGAGCCAGACTTCAAAGCCCCTGGACAGTGGACGATGGAGGGTTTCCTATATGTGCAAGAGAAGC GACCCCTGGGTTTCACGTGGAGCCGACATTATTGCACATATGAGAAGGAGACTAAAATGTTCACCATGAGCAACTCTGAGATCAAATCTGGAAGTAAACAG AATGGACTGATTATGAGCCCACCTGAGATATTCAAACTCAAGTCCTGCATCAGGAGGAGGACAGACTCCATCGACAAGCGATTCTGCTTCGACATCGAAGTATTGGAGAG AAATAACACTTGTCAGGGGATTCTATTCAGTTCTCTTCAGTGTTTCTATAAAGTCCAGCG GCATGGCATCATCACTCTCCAGGCTCTGTCTGAGTCTAACAGGCGTCTATGGATGGAGGCCATGGATGGGAAAGAGCCG ATTTACACTCTTCCAGCACTTCTGAGCAAGAAAGAAGAAA CATTCCTAAACGAGGCGGGGTTTAATTTTGTGAGGAAGTGTATTCACCTTGTGGAGACGAGAG GCATCCAAACGATGGGATTGTACAGAATAGGAGGCGTTAACTCTAAAGTGCAGAGACTTATGACCTCAGTgtttg CTGCCAAAGCTCCTGCAGACATGGACCTGGACCCAGATACGTGGGACAATAAGACCATCACAAGTGGGCTCAAGAATTACATCAG GTGTCTGGCTGAACCCCTCTTAACCTACAGACTTCACAAAGACTTCATCATGGCCGTCA AGTCCGATGACCAGAACTACAGGGTGCGTGCGGTCCATGCTCTTGTGCACAAGCTGCCTGACAAGAACAAAGAGATGCTGGACATTCTGATCAAGCATCTGCTCGT GGTTTCCACCCACAGCCAGAAGAATCTGATGACCGTGTCTAACCTGGGTGTGATCTTTGGTCCTACACTTATGCGGGCCCAGGAGGAGACAGTGGCTGCCATGATGAACATCAAGTTTCAAAACATCGTGGTGGAGATTCTCATAGAGAACTATGAGAAG ATCTTCCACCAGGCCCCGGACCCCAACGTGCCCCTTCCGCAGCCCCAGTCCCGCTCCACCTCACGCCGAACCAAAGCCATCTGCCTATCGTCAGGCCCGCGCAAGTCCAGGGGCCTGTACCCGCCAACTCTGTGCCTGGCCGACGCCGACA GTGACACTTTCAGCAGCAGTCCCTGCAGCACCCCCATGGGCAGTCTGGAGTCCCTGTCCTCACACTCGTCGGAGCAGAACGGCTGTTCCAAGGCCAGCACTCCCTCCCGCTCCAAACACAAGGCCTCGGGCAGCCTGTGCTGGAccactccctccccctcctccgaCGGGCCCCGGAGCCCGCTCGGCACCACCAGCCCCGACTCCAGCTCCAAGGAGGACGCAGCCAAGACGGACGGCGAGTGGGAGGAGGCCCTGAGCGCCCTCCCGGCGGACCGGCGTTCTCCGGCTCCGGGACCGGCCAACGGGGCCGAGGAGCAGGACCCCGTGGTGCCGGGAGCGGGACGTCTGAGCGTGTCGACGTgttcctccctcacctcccttcaCATCTCTGAGG GCTTCAGGAGCTGTCATGGCTCAGTTCAGAGTTTGGTTTCCCGCAATAACAGGGACAGCCTGAAGTCAATCCCTTTACCAGATATCCCTCCCAAAGACACAGCCAGGCACAGACTGGACTCCTCGGCCAGCAACGGATACCAAAGACCCAACTCTGT GGACGCCAAGGCCATGTATTCCTGCCAGGCGGAACACAGTCATGAACTCAGCTTCCCCAAGGGGGCGCTATTCTCCAATG TGCACCCCTCAGTCGAGCCTGGTTGGCTCCAAGCTACGTATAACGGCAGAACTGGACTCATCCCAGAGAACTATGTGGTGTTCCTCTAG
- the arhgap42a gene encoding rho GTPase-activating protein 42 isoform X4, whose amino-acid sequence MFMVLNNSLRPCKNHRSLQKRKNASGTHLLTLNLLLLLQGSYLTSGPAWSLCGSIMKIQNADDVLITPLEKFRKEQIGAAKEGKKKFDKETEKYYTLLEKHLNLSSKKKEAFLQEADAQINKEKQVFCDASLEYVFKIQEVQERKKFEFVEPLLAFLQGLFTFYHEGYELAQEFEPYKQQLQFNLQNTRNNFESTRQEVENLMKRIKSAEPDFKAPGQWTMEGFLYVQEKRPLGFTWSRHYCTYEKETKMFTMSNSEIKSGSKQNGLIMSPPEIFKLKSCIRRRTDSIDKRFCFDIEVLERNNTCQGILFSSLQCFYKVQRHGIITLQALSESNRRLWMEAMDGKEPIYTLPALLSKKEETFLNEAGFNFVRKCIHLVETRGIQTMGLYRIGGVNSKVQRLMTSVFAAKAPADMDLDPDTWDNKTITSGLKNYIRCLAEPLLTYRLHKDFIMAVKSDDQNYRVRAVHALVHKLPDKNKEMLDILIKHLLVVSTHSQKNLMTVSNLGVIFGPTLMRAQEETVAAMMNIKFQNIVVEILIENYEKIFHQAPDPNVPLPQPQSRSTSRRTKAICLSSGPRKSRGLYPPTLCLADADSDTFSSSPCSTPMGSLESLSSHSSEQNGCSKASTPSRSKHKASGSLCWTTPSPSSDGPRSPLGTTSPDSSSKEDAAKTDGEWEEALSALPADRRSPAPGPANGAEEQDPVVPGAGRLSVSTCSSLTSLHISEGFRSCHGSVQSLVSRNNRDSLKSIPLPDIPPKDTARHRLDSSASNGYQRPNSVVVSRAALFENPVVSQPVPAGRDAKAMYSCQAEHSHELSFPKGALFSNVHPSVEPGWLQATYNGRTGLIPENYVVFL is encoded by the exons ATGTTTATGGTACTAAATAATTCTCTAAGGCCCTGTAAAAACCACAGAAGCCTCCAGAAAAGGAAGAACGCGTCAGGCACCCATCTCTTAACACTGAATTTGTTACTGCTTCTTCAAGGTTCATATCTTACATCTGGACCTGCCTGGAGTCTGTGCGGCTCTATAATGAAG ATACAGAATGCTGATGACGTCTTGATTACACCGTTGGAGAAGTTTCGCAAGGAGCAAATTGGTGCTGCCAAA GAAGGAAAAAAGAAGTTTGACAAGGAAACCGAGAAATATTATACTCTTCTGGAAAAACACCTGAATTTGTCTTCTAAAAAGAAAGAGGCATTTTTACAAGAG GCCGATGCCCAGATCAATAAGGAGAAGCAGGTTTTTTGTGACGCTTCACTTGAATATGTCTTCAAAATCCAGGAAGTCCAAGAGCGAAAGAAATTTGAGTTTGTTGAGCCG CTCCTGGCTTTCCTCCAAGGGCTGTTCACATTCTATCACGAGGGCTATGAACTGGCGCAAGAATTTGAACCATACAAACAACAACTTCAGTTCAACCTACAGAAT ACAAGGAATAACTTTGAGAGCACCAGACAGGAAGTGGAGAATCTGATGAAGAGGATAAAGTCCGCAGAGCCAGACTTCAAAGCCCCTGGACAGTGGACGATGGAGGGTTTCCTATATGTGCAAGAGAAGC GACCCCTGGGTTTCACGTGGAGCCGACATTATTGCACATATGAGAAGGAGACTAAAATGTTCACCATGAGCAACTCTGAGATCAAATCTGGAAGTAAACAG AATGGACTGATTATGAGCCCACCTGAGATATTCAAACTCAAGTCCTGCATCAGGAGGAGGACAGACTCCATCGACAAGCGATTCTGCTTCGACATCGAAGTATTGGAGAG AAATAACACTTGTCAGGGGATTCTATTCAGTTCTCTTCAGTGTTTCTATAAAGTCCAGCG GCATGGCATCATCACTCTCCAGGCTCTGTCTGAGTCTAACAGGCGTCTATGGATGGAGGCCATGGATGGGAAAGAGCCG ATTTACACTCTTCCAGCACTTCTGAGCAAGAAAGAAGAAA CATTCCTAAACGAGGCGGGGTTTAATTTTGTGAGGAAGTGTATTCACCTTGTGGAGACGAGAG GCATCCAAACGATGGGATTGTACAGAATAGGAGGCGTTAACTCTAAAGTGCAGAGACTTATGACCTCAGTgtttg CTGCCAAAGCTCCTGCAGACATGGACCTGGACCCAGATACGTGGGACAATAAGACCATCACAAGTGGGCTCAAGAATTACATCAG GTGTCTGGCTGAACCCCTCTTAACCTACAGACTTCACAAAGACTTCATCATGGCCGTCA AGTCCGATGACCAGAACTACAGGGTGCGTGCGGTCCATGCTCTTGTGCACAAGCTGCCTGACAAGAACAAAGAGATGCTGGACATTCTGATCAAGCATCTGCTCGT GGTTTCCACCCACAGCCAGAAGAATCTGATGACCGTGTCTAACCTGGGTGTGATCTTTGGTCCTACACTTATGCGGGCCCAGGAGGAGACAGTGGCTGCCATGATGAACATCAAGTTTCAAAACATCGTGGTGGAGATTCTCATAGAGAACTATGAGAAG ATCTTCCACCAGGCCCCGGACCCCAACGTGCCCCTTCCGCAGCCCCAGTCCCGCTCCACCTCACGCCGAACCAAAGCCATCTGCCTATCGTCAGGCCCGCGCAAGTCCAGGGGCCTGTACCCGCCAACTCTGTGCCTGGCCGACGCCGACA GTGACACTTTCAGCAGCAGTCCCTGCAGCACCCCCATGGGCAGTCTGGAGTCCCTGTCCTCACACTCGTCGGAGCAGAACGGCTGTTCCAAGGCCAGCACTCCCTCCCGCTCCAAACACAAGGCCTCGGGCAGCCTGTGCTGGAccactccctccccctcctccgaCGGGCCCCGGAGCCCGCTCGGCACCACCAGCCCCGACTCCAGCTCCAAGGAGGACGCAGCCAAGACGGACGGCGAGTGGGAGGAGGCCCTGAGCGCCCTCCCGGCGGACCGGCGTTCTCCGGCTCCGGGACCGGCCAACGGGGCCGAGGAGCAGGACCCCGTGGTGCCGGGAGCGGGACGTCTGAGCGTGTCGACGTgttcctccctcacctcccttcaCATCTCTGAGG GCTTCAGGAGCTGTCATGGCTCAGTTCAGAGTTTGGTTTCCCGCAATAACAGGGACAGCCTGAAGTCAATCCCTTTACCAGATATCCCTCCCAAAGACACAGCCAGGCACAGACTGGACTCCTCGGCCAGCAACGGATACCAAAGACCCAACTCTGT GGTGGTCTCGAGAGCGGCTCTCTTTGAGAACCCGGTGGTCTCGCAGCCGGTCCCTGCTGGAAG GGACGCCAAGGCCATGTATTCCTGCCAGGCGGAACACAGTCATGAACTCAGCTTCCCCAAGGGGGCGCTATTCTCCAATG TGCACCCCTCAGTCGAGCCTGGTTGGCTCCAAGCTACGTATAACGGCAGAACTGGACTCATCCCAGAGAACTATGTGGTGTTCCTCTAG